The region GCCGAAGCCCAGCATTGCGACGGCCAGAAGGCTGGAAAGTACGGTTTTCTTCATGTTCATCATCCTCGGGTGGGGTGGGATAAAACTACTTCTTTAGCTGTTACTGATCGTTCAAATGACAGGCGCTCCGATGTCCCGGCGCGACCTCTTTCAACGCCGGGACCTCCGTGCGGCAACGCGGCATCGCATGCGGGCAGCGCGGGTTGAAATGGCAGCCCGGCGGCGGATCGAGCGGACTCGGGATTTCGCCCTTGATCGCCGTGAAGGACTTGTTGCGCGCCTGCAGGCGCGGCACTTCAGCCAGCAAGGCCTGGGTGTACGGGTGGTTCGGACGGGCGAACAGTTCGTCGACCGCGGCGCTCTCGACGATGCGCCCCAGATACATGATGACCACGCGATCCGACACGTGCTCGACCACGCCGAGATCGTGGCTGATGAACAGATAAGTCAGCCCGAGCTGCTCGCGCAGGTCCGAAAAGAGGTTCAGGATCTGCGCCTGGATAGACACGTCCAGCGCCGCCACCGCTTCGTCGCAGACCAGCATTGCCGGCTGCACCGCCAGCGCGCGCGCGATGCCGATACGCTGGCGCTGGCCGCCGCTGAACTGGTGCGGATAGCGGTCGCGCAGCTCCGGATCGAGCCCCGCGCGCAGCAGTTGCGCGCTGACGTAATCATCGAGACCGGCCTTGTCGGCCATGCCGTGAATCAGCGCCGCTTCGCCGACGATCTGGTCGACGCGCAGGCGCGGATTGAGGCTGGCGTAGGGATTCTGGAAGATCATCTGCACCTTGCGCCGCGCCGCCTGGGTATCTTGTGCGCTGAAGTCCTTGCGATCGACACCGTCGACCAGCACCTCGCCCATCGACGGCGCCAGCAAACCGCTGACGATGCGGCCCAGGGTCGACTTGCCGCAACCCGACTCGCCGACCAGGCCGACCACTTCTCCCGGCATCACATGCAGGTCGACGCCGTCAAGCGCTTGCGTCACGGCAGCGGGACGCATCCAGCCGCGCGCCGACAGTTGCCGCTCGAACGGACGCGGCTTGCGCTCGCCGAAGCGCTTGACGATGCCGCGCGCGTCGATCAGCGGGACGGTATTTTCGATCTGCTTATCCATGCTGCAACTCCACTGTTTCGGGCTGTATCGCCGGGTGGAAACAGCGCACCAGATGGCCCGGCAAGGGCTCGGTGATTTCCGGCCGTGTCAGGCACTGTTCGCTGACCCGCTCGCAGCGCGCCGCGAACGCGCAGGTCGGCGGCAGGTGCAGCAGGTTCGGCGTCAGGCCGGGAATCTGGCGCAGCCGCTGACCGCGCCGGTTGTTGCCCGGCAGGCTGCCGATCAGACCCTGGGTATAAGGATGCTGCGGGCGATCAAGCACCTCGGCGACCGTGCCTTGCTCGACGATGCGGCCGGAATACATCACCGCAATGTCGTCCGCCAGTCCCGCCACGACCGAAAGATCGTGCGTGATCCAGATCAGCGCGGTGCCGTTCAGGCGCGCCAGCTTTTGCACCTCCGACAGGATCTGCGCCTGGATGGTGACGTCGAGCGCAGTGGTCGGCTCGTCTGCAATGATCAGGTCTGGCTTGTGCAGCAAGGCGATGGCGATCGCCACGCGCTGGCGCATGCCGCCCGACAGTTGATGCGGATAGGCGCGCAGCCGTTCGTCCGGACTGGCGATGCCCATCGATCCCAGGGTATCGCGCGCCAGTTCACGCGCCTGCTCGCGGCTGATCTTGCTGTGCGCGAGCACGGCGTCGATCATCTGCGCTTCCACGCGCAGGACCGGGTTCAGCGTCATCATCGGGTCCTGGAAGATCATGGCGATGCGATTACCCTGCAGGCTGCGCAGCGTCTTCTTGTCGAGCGTCACCAGGTCGCGGCCCTGGAACAATATCTGCCCGCCGACAATCCGGCCCGGCGCATCCAGCAGCCCGAGAATGGAAAAGCCGGTCACGGTCTTGCCCGAACCAGACTCGCCCACCAGCCCGAGGATACGGCCGCGTTCCAGCGTCAGCGAGACGTCGTCAACCGCCGGCAGCACGCCGGCGGGCGTGTGGAAATGCGTACGCAGATTGCGAACTTCGAGAGTAGGAACGGAGTCGTGCGCGCTCATTTCTGCCACCTCGGATTCATGACGTCGCGCAGGCGATCACCGACCAGGTTGATCGCCACGATCACGATCAGCAGCGCGATGCCGGGATAGAAACTGATCCAGTATTCGCCCGACAACATGTATTGATAACCGTTGGAAATCAGCAGGCCCAGCGACGGCTCGGTGATCGGTACACCGAGGCCGAGGAAGCTCAGTGTCGCCTCCAGCGTGATGGCGCGCGCGATCTGCAAGGCGCCGATGACGATCAGCGGCGGCAGGCAGTTCGGCAGGATGTGGCGCACCATGATGCGCCAGCCCGAGACGCCCAGGCCGCGTGCGGCTTCGACGTATTCCTTTTGCCGCTCGACCAGCGCCTGGCCGCGCGCAGTGCGGGCGTAGTAGGCCCACTCCAGCACCACCAGCGTCGCCATGACGTTGAAGATGCCCTTGCCCAGATACGCCAGGATCAGCATCGACACCAGGATGGAGGGAAACGACAGCACCAGATCGGCCAGACGCATCAGCAGCGCATCGACCTTGCCGCCGGCATACGCCGCCAGCAACCCGACCAAAGTGCCGATCACGCCGGCCAGCAGCGCCGAACCGACGCCGATGCCGACGCTGATGCGCAGGCCGTACAGGATGCCGGAATACAGATCGCGCCCCTGCCCGTCCGTCCCCAGCCAGTAGGTATAGGTGCCGAGGCCGTTGGCCGTGCCGGGCGGCAGGCGCGCGTCGAGCACGTCGAGTTGCATCAGGTCGTAGGGATTCTGCGGCGTCAGCCACGGTGCGGCCAGCGCCGCGATCATCAGCAGCGCGGCGACGGCGAGACCGAACATCGCCGTCCTGGATGCGATGAAACTGCGCAAGACGCCGCGCCACGGCGATTCGCGGCGTGGAGGCTGGAATGCCGACAAGGCGGCAACCTTGGCGCGCACTTCCTGCCGGGTCATCGGTGCTGTTTTGTTGACGGGTGCCTGGCTCATGCCGCCACCTCCGCTTCGACCCGCACGCGCGGATCCAGCAGTTTATAGAGCACGTCGACGATCAGGTTAAGCGTGACGAACAAGCAGACGATCACCATCATGTAGGTCACGATGACGGGACGGTCGAGCGCATTGATGCTGTCGAGGATCAGCTTGCCGGAACCGGGCCAGGCGAAGATGCTCTCGGTCACCACCGCGAACGCGATGGTCGAGCCGAACTCCAGCCCGAGGATGGTCACCAGCGGAATCAGCGTATTGCGCAGCACGTACATCAGCACCACCCGCAATGGCGCCAGCCCCTTGGCGCGGGCGAACTTGACGAAATCCATCGGCAGCACTTCGCGCACGTTGGCGCGCGTGAGCCGGATCACCAGCGATATCTTGAACAGCGACAGGTTAAGCGCCGGCAGGATCAGATGGCGCAGACCGTCGACCGTCAGCCATGACCATTGCACGCCGAACAGCCCGGCCGTCTCGCCGCGCCCACCCGACGGCAGCCAGCCAAGCGAAACGCTGAAGGCCATGATCAGCATCAGGCCGATCCAGAAGGTCGGCAGCGAAAAGCCGAGGATGCTGCCGGTCATGATCATGCGAGAAAAGACGTTTTCCGGAAACAGGCCCGCCAGCAGACCCAGCGGAATGCCGATCAGCACCGCCAGAATCAGCGCCGCGAAGGCCAGCTCCAGCGTCGCCGGCAGGCGCTGGAAGATCAGTTTGATGGCCGGTTCGTTGTAGACGAAACTGTTGCCGAGGTTGCCGTGCAGCGCGCCGTTGAGGAAGGCCAGGTACTGGCGCCAGATCGGCTGGTCGAAGCCGAGCTCCTTGATGATGCGCAGGCGATCGACCTGGTCGACGTCGGGGCCGATCAGGGTGTCGACCGGATTGCCGATCATGTGCAAGCCGAAGAAGACGATCACCGTCATCAGCAGCAGCACCGCGAGCGCCTGCAAGACGCTGCGCAAAATGGCGCCGCTCATCGCTTCAGTCCTTCGCGTTCTTCGGCGGTCGGCTCGGATGGCGTCCATTCGTCGCCGATCAGTTCCGGCTCGGCGTAGGCCTGCAGGTTGCGGTAATGCGTATCGACGTCTTCGCCGTAAAGCAGCGACGCGATGCCCTGCGCCAGCCGTTGCGCACCGTCGCTGATGGCCGGGATGTCGCCCGACAGCGTTCCGTGCGTGATGGTGGCCGGATAGCAAAAGCAATGGATGCGCTCGAGCCCGGGCAAACCGCCCGGCTGCTTTTGCCGGAATTCAAACGCCTGGCCAAGGTCGGGCGAATCGGACAGCTCCGCATCTTCTTCGCCCGGCGGCGGCATGTAGCGCGCACGCCAGGTGCGGATATGCGGCGCGATCACGGCGAACTCGGGACGCACGGTCCAGTCGACGCGGAAACCGGTGGAGAAAATCAGGAAGTCCAGATCGAATACGCCGCGCGGCGTGCGCACGCGCAGGCTGTCGCTGCCTTTGCCTGCGATGACGTCCACCCGCTCGATGGGCGCGCCGAAAATGAAACGCACATTGGAGAACTTCGACACGCGCTGCACGCTGCCGCTGGGCGGCGGGACTTGCTGGACGTTGACGTAATGGCGGATGCGCCATTTCCACTCATCCGGCAGATTCACGTGGCCGGCGGTCAGTCCGGGATTGCCCGAACCCTTGCCTTTGTTGATGCGCGGCAGTTCGGTGCGGCGGATCAGGATGTCGACCCG is a window of Herbaspirillum hiltneri N3 DNA encoding:
- a CDS encoding ABC transporter permease — encoded protein: MSGAILRSVLQALAVLLLMTVIVFFGLHMIGNPVDTLIGPDVDQVDRLRIIKELGFDQPIWRQYLAFLNGALHGNLGNSFVYNEPAIKLIFQRLPATLELAFAALILAVLIGIPLGLLAGLFPENVFSRMIMTGSILGFSLPTFWIGLMLIMAFSVSLGWLPSGGRGETAGLFGVQWSWLTVDGLRHLILPALNLSLFKISLVIRLTRANVREVLPMDFVKFARAKGLAPLRVVLMYVLRNTLIPLVTILGLEFGSTIAFAVVTESIFAWPGSGKLILDSINALDRPVIVTYMMVIVCLFVTLNLIVDVLYKLLDPRVRVEAEVAA
- a CDS encoding ABC transporter ATP-binding protein codes for the protein MDKQIENTVPLIDARGIVKRFGERKPRPFERQLSARGWMRPAAVTQALDGVDLHVMPGEVVGLVGESGCGKSTLGRIVSGLLAPSMGEVLVDGVDRKDFSAQDTQAARRKVQMIFQNPYASLNPRLRVDQIVGEAALIHGMADKAGLDDYVSAQLLRAGLDPELRDRYPHQFSGGQRQRIGIARALAVQPAMLVCDEAVAALDVSIQAQILNLFSDLREQLGLTYLFISHDLGVVEHVSDRVVIMYLGRIVESAAVDELFARPNHPYTQALLAEVPRLQARNKSFTAIKGEIPSPLDPPPGCHFNPRCPHAMPRCRTEVPALKEVAPGHRSACHLNDQ
- a CDS encoding ABC transporter ATP-binding protein: MSAHDSVPTLEVRNLRTHFHTPAGVLPAVDDVSLTLERGRILGLVGESGSGKTVTGFSILGLLDAPGRIVGGQILFQGRDLVTLDKKTLRSLQGNRIAMIFQDPMMTLNPVLRVEAQMIDAVLAHSKISREQARELARDTLGSMGIASPDERLRAYPHQLSGGMRQRVAIAIALLHKPDLIIADEPTTALDVTIQAQILSEVQKLARLNGTALIWITHDLSVVAGLADDIAVMYSGRIVEQGTVAEVLDRPQHPYTQGLIGSLPGNNRRGQRLRQIPGLTPNLLHLPPTCAFAARCERVSEQCLTRPEITEPLPGHLVRCFHPAIQPETVELQHG
- a CDS encoding ABC transporter permease, which encodes MTRQEVRAKVAALSAFQPPRRESPWRGVLRSFIASRTAMFGLAVAALLMIAALAAPWLTPQNPYDLMQLDVLDARLPPGTANGLGTYTYWLGTDGQGRDLYSGILYGLRISVGIGVGSALLAGVIGTLVGLLAAYAGGKVDALLMRLADLVLSFPSILVSMLILAYLGKGIFNVMATLVVLEWAYYARTARGQALVERQKEYVEAARGLGVSGWRIMVRHILPNCLPPLIVIGALQIARAITLEATLSFLGLGVPITEPSLGLLISNGYQYMLSGEYWISFYPGIALLIVIVAINLVGDRLRDVMNPRWQK